A region of the Paracoccus pantotrophus genome:
CCAGGGGCGGTCGGCATAGGCCGTCAGCCAGCTGGCCGTGCGCTCGACCTCAAAATGCAGCGGGTTCGACGGGCCGCCGGTGGCATAATCGCCCACGATGCGGAACCCCTCGACGCCCAGCGCCATCCAAACCCCGGCCAGCGCGTAGAACGCCACCGCCAGCAGCGCCGCAACCGAACCGATGGCGCGCGCGCGGGCCTGCACCACGCCTTCGGTCTTGACCGTCAGCCAGGCTGCGCCATGCATCACCAGCATCGCCAGCGACACCAGCCCCGCCAGGATCGAGAACGGGTCCAGCAGGCCGATGAACTTGGCATACCAGGCGCCCTCATAGATCGTGTGCAGATCGTCGGTGAAATAGAACGGCACGCCCTGGATCACATTGCCGACCGCCACCCCGAACAGCAGCGCCGGCACCGCGCCCGAGGTGAACAGCGCCCAATCCCAGGCATTGCGCCAGCGCGGATCATCGCGCTTGGAGCGGTATTTGAACGCGACGGGGCGCACGATGAAGGCCGCCAGCACCACGAACATCGCCAGATAGAAGCCCGAGAAGGACACCGCATAAAGCGGCGGCCAGGCGGCAAAGATCGCGCCACCGCCCAGGATGAACCAGACCTGGTTGCCTTCCCACACGGGGCCGACGGTGTTGATCGCGACGCGCCGTTCCACATCGGTCCGGCCCACAAAGGGGATCAGCGCGCCCACCCCCATGTCAAAGCCGTCGGTCAGCGCAAAGCCGATCAGCAGCACCCCCAGCAGCAGCCACCAGATGACGCGAAGCAGCTCATAGCTCATGAATTCATGCAAGATCATGTCGGTCACTCCGCAGGTTGGGCGATGGCATCGGCATTGCGCCGCCCCGAGAGCCGCGCCTGATGACGCGCCACCCAGGCTTCGGTTTCCTCGACATCCTGATAGGGGCCCTTGCGGATGAATTTCAGCATCAGCCCCATCTCTATGATGAAGAGCACGGTGTAGAACAGGATGAAGCCCGCCAGCGTCAGCGCCACCTCGGTCACCGACAAAGCCGAAACCGACAGCGCAGTGGGCAGGATGCCGTCCACCGTCCAGGGCTGGCGGCCGAATTCGGCCACGAACCACCCCATCTCGGCCGCGATCCAAGGCGCGGGGATCATGATCACCGCCATGCGCAGCGCCCAGCGCGGATAGCGCATCTGCCGGAACGAGGCGCGCCAGAAGAAATAGCCCATCGTCGCGATGAACCCAAAACCCAGCGCCACCATGATCCGGAACGCCCAGAACAGCGGCCAGACCGTCGGCACCGTATCATCGGCGGCCATCTTGATCTGCTCTTCGGTCGCGGTTCGCGGATCATCGACATATTTGCGCAACAGGAAGGCAAAGCCCAGATCGGCGGAATGTT
Encoded here:
- the cydB gene encoding cytochrome d ubiquinol oxidase subunit II; translation: MILHEFMSYELLRVIWWLLLGVLLIGFALTDGFDMGVGALIPFVGRTDVERRVAINTVGPVWEGNQVWFILGGGAIFAAWPPLYAVSFSGFYLAMFVVLAAFIVRPVAFKYRSKRDDPRWRNAWDWALFTSGAVPALLFGVAVGNVIQGVPFYFTDDLHTIYEGAWYAKFIGLLDPFSILAGLVSLAMLVMHGAAWLTVKTEGVVQARARAIGSVAALLAVAFYALAGVWMALGVEGFRIVGDYATGGPSNPLHFEVERTASWLTAYADRPWIAIAPVMGIAGGLLTFAGLRAGREVSTLLFSKMAILGVISSVGLTMFPFIMPSSLDPRSSLTVWNSSSSHLTLFIMLVCAVIFMPMILAYTAWVYKVLWGKVTEADVSENSHSVY